DNA sequence from the Solanum stenotomum isolate F172 unplaced genomic scaffold, ASM1918654v1 scaffold26934, whole genome shotgun sequence genome:
ataaaatttgaatttgtatacaattgaatcaaaataaaacatttgtatatcaaatatctctctctctcgctttatacaacacaaattatacattgtaatttgtataatctgtgtttgtataaatcgagaaagagagaaaggcaaaagagaactggacaggggaagatctgtatttgtataatcataagtgtataggatgaaaatatatgtattcgtatttgtatatacaattttctctcgttttatacaaacacaaacgcattttatacatttgtatttgtctaaaagtgagagaggtgagGGAGAGACTGGtgagagtgacgagcgagaaacctagggagagaggcgaatgacaattgtttgctacgggttacaattaaatcaaacggTGGTTATaacattaaatttgaattaatagttttctattttatacaattttcccaataaaaaatggagaaaatattaaatttccaaaaatacAACAACTATCGCTCTAACTGCTTATTAATTGGagaatcttagtagctcagttAATTGGCTACTTGAACCCACCTTATTGGCGAGGAATCGATTCTCCACATTGCAATCCCTTCCCATTTTTCCTTCACCTGCcccaattttattctttttttttaaaaaaaaaaactgcttATTAATTAGCACCAATCGTATAgtgacaataaataaataataataatatgttatttttagaatcttttctgtttttttatGGAACGACCTCAGGTTCTGGTGGGGTTCTCTTTAAGCCATGCCATACAATGTACCAACTACCAAAAGCAAGTGCAATTATTGGTGCAAAGTACTTGCTATTTGGAttgcaaatattttaatttattattttaaaaaacaagaaatttatTTAAAGATAAAGTCATGGTGAAGAATGAAGATGGTGTttgattgacttaaaagttggtagcctatttggattgacttaaaaaaatactagctcttaagtcaaaataataagtcaaactgaaatgacttttaagtcaaaaaataaaaagtaggtggagacctacttttggtttttgacttattttaagtcatttaaacttattttaagtcatttttgaccttgtcaaacactttctaacttatttgaaatcatttttgacttattttaagttatttttttatatttgtcaaacacttttaGAAGTcaaaaaactgatttaaaaataggtttgactaacttttaagtcaatccaaacccTTTAAATCTATTTGCATTATGGTAGGTGGTATATATCGCACCCTATGGGATGGTGTGACCCTATTAATACTGTGGAATGCTTTATGCACTAGgattttttattgaataatttcaatatatacaataaagtaattaatttaccACAAGTATaaccatatttttatttacataaaaattagacaaaaactaaaaaaaaaaaaatgaattttagcCACGGTTCACGTGTGGCTAAAAGGTAGAGAAATTGTGGCCAGTAACTGCATTTTTTGGTAGTGGGTGCATCATCGTTTGTACACAAATTAGTGCGGATGCCACATCAAAGTGCTGGAAATAAGAAAACACAAAACACGTAGTCATATATTAGAACAATAGACGATACATCATAGAAAGTATATATTGAttatacattatgatacactcaaaaagtAAATACAACTTACATGTGAATGAATTATACATTGATTATACATTATGATATACCCAAAAAGCTGAATATATCTAAACTATACATAGAAGTATACACTGGCAATataatactccctttgtcctaatttatgtgacatttttcgtttttcgagagtcaagCAGTTTAAGTTTAACCGGGAATTTGCATAtgaattcttcaatttttttgaaatgaaatttatatatttataaactacgtaaaaagtactataagtcacaataattgataattcaaaatgtttaaaagatctatgaaaaatttacggtaAAAAATAGATtggtttgaatctcgaaatccgaAAAGTACctcataaaatgggacagagagAGTAACTAGTTATCTGAAATACATTTTGAAGCATTTGAAGAGGCAAGTTTCATaagaaaacaaatttcataacgtaagtaatataaattcaaaaaccATTGTTAAAGGTCCAAACGTAACATAACTATTTATCTTTTATTCACTAAAACTCAAACGTTTAATGGTTACTATATTTTCTGTTTCTATTAGCTGAAAAAGTGATAAAGACTATTTTGTGCTAACTTTTAAAAATGGGGCTAATATAGTTGATACACCATGCtatattttcctttatatttgCACCAATTTTGAGAAACTTATGATACTCTATTATTGGGCTCATGTTTAGCACGGATCATGCAATACATCCAGTtaaagtaggggtgtacataagTGTAAATTTctaatatgacatatattatactaatattttcgagttatagcagtagatttagactttcaagttataacactaaaaatttcaggttgtaacatattattaaaaaaaaaaattatttttaataattaaaaacatctgatttgaaaagaataaactgataaaaagaaattaaaataaaacgtttaagaatgaaaaaatgaaaaaaaacggAAATAGGGATggcttttaaatttgaattaaattaagataattattaattagcatgaattaaggaatttcaaactaattaagaatattcagtttccttaattcactccaatttgttaaaattaatttaaaaatcagattttatccatttttcttttatgtttctCTCTCTTCGTTTTTCTTCCAGAAATTGAGACTGTCGACAATttggtttattttttttgttgaaaaaacgtgtttttttttgtgatggacaactacgtatcaatattaattaaacatggcgGAAATGGATTGCTTCAGgttagtatttttaattgtttactgTTTTTATTTCGATTtcaatgaaatagaaaaaaaatgaaactgtaAAGCGTAACTATattgaatgtgatatttttttttgtataaacaaTACGTTTTGTTCATAATACTTATTATTTGTTATGAAATTGTaatattagtgatttttttttggtaagttTCTGTTTTTTTGGTAGTGGTTTAgtgtaattataattaatttggtACGAAAGTGTATTCAGTAATGTGAAAAAAAGGTTATTTAGACTTTTGAAGAATTATATGACAGTTGTTTTAAGTTAATATGAAAGTGTGTTAACTAGTtagtaaaaaaagttattttgaagtttgaataagtgtattaaaaatgttttaagttggtatgagaaatgtataaattttggTATAAATGATGATTGGATGTATGAATTTTGTATTAAGTAGGTATGAaatctgttttatttttttaaatgaaatatgtTTGTAGTTTACTGTATGAATGATtcttgtatgaaaaaataatgacaagtgtgtataattttttatttatttattgtaagactaattttagtttttttaatgaaacagggGAATATGTTGATTTTCAGATGGAGGGGATTATATATGAGTATTCTAGTCTTTATAGTGGTCTAGTAAGTGCGATAACATCGCAGCTAATGATAGATGCTAATATTCACaatatagagataaaatatatagttagtgATATATGTCCCCCTGTTGGTATCCACAATGATGTAGGTGTGCGGGTTTTTTTAgatcaaaagaaatataatgtAGATTTCTTTACGAAATATCCATTGTGcataactttgaaaaatatagcaATAGATAATCAGGATTCTGTAGTTGTTGTGGATAGGAGACATTCTGATGTTAGTAGAACACTAACTAACTTTGATTTATACTCCAGCAACTCCATCCGCTTGATAGGAGTGAATTTAGATGGAGTTGTCGATGAGAATACTGATGAAGGAAATGGAGTAATCAGTGACCTTTATAACTTATTTATAGCTGAAAATCAGATTTACAATGATAAAGAAGCACTTTTGGAGGTTATGCGACATTATGGAGTTGtggaaaaattcaaatttcttgtGACTCGTTCTAGTTCATCTTGGTAaggattttatttattgtttgaatgtgtatttattttgtAGTGTATTTAGTATATCAGTTTTTgatggattttttttgttttttaaacaGTTATTACCTGAAGTGTCCTGCTGATAATTGTTCCTGGATGATGAACTCATCATGTTTGAATCAATCAAAGCtatttaaaattagaaagtACTGTGCGGAACACACTTGTTCCGTTAGAGATAGAGTGTATGCAAGACGTCAGGGAATAACTGACGTTGTAGCTGTTTTAATAATGGATAaatttattgattcatcgaCTGTATACACTCCAAAAGATATAGCTGAAGACGTTTTGAAAGTGCATGATGTTGCGCTGACATACATGCAGGCCTGGAGAGCTAAAGAAAAGGCGATAAAATTGGTGCGTGGAGATCCAGCCGAATCATATGCCAAACTTCCAGGTTTtttttagaactaaattttgtattttatattactGATTGAATCGGtgtgaattttaaaaatgcAACAATCTGGCATGCAGTTTGTTTACATACTGAATTCCCAATATCCATTTTGTTTCCTTTCTCTAACCAATTAATATCCATTCtgtatataatttgaatataattgGTATTCATGTTTTATCCAGCTAGTATATTTGTTGTGTTGTAATGTTCAgctatataattataaaattaattgtaaaaactgaaaaaattcCAGGTTATCTATACATATTGGAGCAGACATATTCTGTTTCGGTTTTAATATTAGAAAGGACTGAATGTGATAAATTCCTATATGCATTTGTTGCATTAGAATCATGTATTAGAGGTTGGGAGTATTGTAGGCCAATTGTAGTTGTTGATGGGGCAGCTTTGAGAGGCGCATATGGTGGTACAATGTTGACTGCAAGCACTATGGATCCAAGaggtatttttttaatcttttacatttataatcaacaataaatttgtatgatattttgttttaattaatgcATCAGGTCACATACTTCCACTTGCTTATGACATAGTGGATTCTGAGAATGATGCATCATGGACCTGGTTCTTTGAACAATTTAGGGAAGCATATGGAGAAAGGGAAAACATGTATTTTATTTCAGATAGAAATGAGAGCATATGGAAAGGGACTGCCAGAGTATATCCTGGATTGGAACATTTTGCTTGCATATGACACTTATGTTGTAATGTTTTGAAGAACTTCCATAGGAATACTGAAGATTTGAAGAAGCTATTTTTTACAATGGCAAAGGCTTATACAATACAACAATTTGAGGCGATTATGCAAAGAATAGACCAGATAGATCCAAGAATAAGAGATTATTTATATGATATCAGGTATAACAAGTGGTCAAGGGCGTATTCAAAATGTAAGCGAACATGGACCATGACTTCAAACGTAGCCAAATCTTTGGATAATGTTAACAGGATAGCAAGGAGGTTGCCAGTGATTTCACTTCTTGAATTTATGAGGGTAACAGTTCAAAGATGGATTCATAAGCACAATGAGGAGGCTGCAAAAACTAGATCAGagtttacaaaaaaatatgatcttgTGCTCCAGAAAAGTATTGCTtttgtaacgactcggaaaatgatagagtgaaactagagcctcacatgtgagtttggagtcaagaacttaatgaaatgattatatttgaatttgacccaaaagttcttaaaaatgtgcttcggaagttaccggaaacttgtttagctgtatattaaaagatccgtttcgtttttcgaaaattcgacttcatattcttgtttagggggtcaaattgagtgggaaatgggtctaacccaaattttagagcaaccgtatcaaaatccgaaatttccaagtgaagcctttttcgagggtctactttggagggtcatatctcctagcacacaaattatttgggtggccaataatatatccatggaaagccctttgagttagctacctaactcacttcgtttcacctcattcggagttcggacgaagaagttatgcccattttcgtaaaatctgtccggcagaaaaaggcaaattccagtagctgattttactgttcatttactgttcacccgcctgaaattttttctaagtgttggaccatttttttcaaaggacttatattatttcctatataccattagttcattcccatccctaaaaacatttccctctctacaatcctccatttaagaagaagaagaagtgggagctagggctttggattcaaggctttcttcatcaaatttcgtgggagatcatagcaaaggtatggtggtcttgatccttgtctaattttccattcaaggagccaaatccaaagttatttcaaagtatgaaaaatctaggttttcactcaatctcatgggttcttccaccaaatggttttaaaaggtttctaatggcactttatggttatattgttgttgtattgacgatttaagatgaaaatactccatgaacccatgatttctctctattcctagtttatgcctttatgaagtgggttgctagataatgaatgtatatgaatcaaacttgtttaaaggtctttagattgttgaagtatgtcattacccatgcttattttatggtgtattgttggtgtattggtatgtgaggcttatggccttaaaggcatagtatgagaaattggagtgttatcatgacattatacgaatgagaattcaatgaagataatgtgatcatgttatgaatgtaaaggtgttgttgtaggttgttcactggtttggttgcataattactaccctattttccatgctctttgattccattacatgccttcaaggtgtttgacaaaatgtccaactatggagaattgatgaatcgatgctttaaagtttgagttatgagatgtatggaaatccagagatgtgttgatgacactcatgaatgttgatgatataatatgaaggattcttcaatataaagtataccttgaattggtagggcttatgcatcattttcttgtataaatgattatattgttgattgttgaatccttggatcggtaggcttatggcacccttccacacatgcttataatgaaccttggatcggtaggctaatggcacccttccattaatgataagtaatgaaccttggattcggtaggcctatggcacctttccataaaggttaatgatgagacttgaatcggtaggcccatggcaccctttcaagaggagttaatgagctttcctaaatgtaccttgaatcggtaggcttatggcaccctttcatgtgttaaataatgtaccttgaatcggtaggcttatggcaccctttcatgtgtgatgatgtcaaagtaatgaactattctatgggaatgtaggctaagcaccgagcggatttggttagatggaaactcccccgacagttaggcatgagtttcaatgatcgtctaccttatcccataaactatgtgcccgcataggaagctagtggatccattaagctatatataccggtcttccttaggcaagtagaccacctcttttcggtgtggggactcatgacaccggattccatgacaagctctcatggtctatgtcggttaaacgcttacttcccatcatgtgagatttcattatggtttcttgacaggttctacaaagtgtaggtagtagtatgggatgctacctatacattgcacgagtaggcttggagagggtcatagtgagtttctctaaatcctaatgactgtgacatgaatgtaccctaaatgaggttattaaagaatgttggctcttaaatgcttaatatgttatgcatgttatacttgggttatattacgagttattttcccttgtcatgtcttaattaatgatatacctcttatgtatgaatattgtgcaaaggtgaaagaaaggaatgataagttactttaagtgacctaaatgtggtgccttagtatggatggtggtatgggacgtcatccatacattgcacgaggtatagcataagggtttcttgaggtgaaggtccaaggtaaaggttttcatgttgatattgtttaaaggtgatattatgacttacttgatgttatgcttgtcttgtatgtcttttatgctattgttcatgatatttcaaaaaggtggcataatgcatggtttctaactaaaatgtccctttttaagcatgttttgcatggtcatcatac
Encoded proteins:
- the LOC125851550 gene encoding uncharacterized protein LOC125851550; translation: MEGIIYEYSSLYSGLVSAITSQLMIDANIHNIEIKYIVSDICPPVGIHNDVGVRVFLDQKKYNVDFFTKYPLCITLKNIAIDNQDSVVVVDRRHSDVSRTLTNFDLYSSNSIRLIGVNLDGVVDENTDEGNGVISDLYNLFIAENQIYNDKEALLEVMRHYGVVEKFKFLVTRSSSSCYYLKCPADNCSWMMNSSCLNQSKLFKIRKYCAEHTCSVRDRVYARRQGITDVVAVLIMDKFIDSSTVYTPKDIAEDVLKVHDVALTYMQAWRAKEKAIKLVRGDPAESYAKLPESCIRGWEYCRPIVVVDGAALRGAYGGTMLTASTMDPRGHILPLAYDIVDSENDASWTWFFEQFREAYGERENMYFISDRNESIWKGTARVYPGLEHFACI